One part of the Coffea eugenioides isolate CCC68of chromosome 10, Ceug_1.0, whole genome shotgun sequence genome encodes these proteins:
- the LOC113749063 gene encoding protein CutA, chloroplastic, producing MALKLSSLVSSSVVRRRLPLVGAFCVLSFGLSNLCPSFNPSSKTGCAQSLHFLPILGSKVGSSVHSTNRIRMEASSKTVPSIVVYVTVPNKEAGKKLAESIVKEKLAACVNRVPGIESVYEWKGEVQTDPEELLIIKTRESLLDALTEHVKANHEYEVPEVIALPITGGNLQYLEWIKNSTRD from the exons ATGGCATTAAAGCTCTCATCTTTAGTATCATCTTCAGTAGTTCGTCGCCGATTACCATTAGTAGGTGCTTTCTGTGTCCTAAGCTTCGGTCTTTCCAATCTCTGCCCCTCTTTTAATCCCTCCTCTAAAACGGGTTGTGCTCAATCCCTCCACTTTCTCCCAATCTTGGG ATCAAAAGTTGGTAGTAGTGTTCATAGTACAAATAGGATAAGGATGGAAGCAAGCAGCAAAACTGTTCCCAGCATTGTTGTCTATGTCACTGTTCCAAATAAAGAAGCTG GTAAGAAACTGGCAGAAAGCATAGTTAAAGAAAAGCTTGCAGCCTGTGTAAACCGAGTTCCAG GAATAGAGTCTGTTTATGAGTGGAAAGGGGAG GTGCAGACAGATCCTGAAGAGTTGCTAATAATTAAGACTAGGGAATCACTTTTGGATGCTCTGACAGAGCATGTCAAGGCAAATCACGAATACGA GGTGCCAGAAGTGATCGCCTTGCCCATAACCGGTGGCAACCTCCAATATCTTGAATGGATAAAGAATAGCACAAGGGACTGA
- the LOC113750874 gene encoding uncharacterized protein LOC113750874 encodes MWDEWDNHNYLQRQQQQQQPQPQQQTAEEAESTSSESEEQQQQEEKQSHLNFDFLSVLAKPKDYYRILEVDYDATEEAIRSNYIRLALKWHPDKQKDQDCATSIFQEINEAYQVLSDPVKRQEYDQNGMLRAYDYNIVEYLNRYKGLILTCNGLGMECSMW; translated from the exons atgTGGGACGAGTGGGATAACCATAACTATTTGCAACGACAACAGCAACAGCAACAACCCCAGCCCCAGCAGCAAACTGCTGAAGAAGCAGAATCGACATCATCGGAATCCGAGGAGCAACAACAACAGGAGGAAAAACAATCCCATCTCAATTTCGATTTTTTGTCAGTTTTAGCTAAGCCTAAG GATTATTATAGGATATTGGAAGTTGATTATGATGCCACGGAAGAAGCTATTCGATCCAATTATATCCGTTTAGCTTTG AAATGGCATCCGGATAAGCAAAAAGACCAGGATTGTGCTACTTCTATATTTCAGGAGATAAATGAGGCTTATCAAG TTTTGAGTGATCCTGTCAAACGTCAAGAATATGATCAGAACGGAATGCTACGTGCCTATGACTACAACATAGTA GAGTATCTTAATCGTTACAAGGGTCTGATTTTGACATGCAATGGGCTTGGCATGGAGTGTTCAATGTGGTGA
- the LOC113748763 gene encoding 14-3-3 protein 10, whose translation MATSLAAGVPDNLTREQYVYMAKLAEQAERYEEMVQFMDKLVLSATPSAELTVEERNLLSVAYKNVIGSLRAAWRIVSSIEQKEESRKNEDHVVLVKEYRSKVENELSQICAGILKLLDSNLVPSASSSESKVFYLKMKGDYHRYLAEFKVGDERKEAADDTMNAYKAAQEIALADLPPTHPIRLGLALNFSVFYYEILNSSDKACSMAKQAFEEAIAELDTLGEESYKDSTLIMQLLRDNLTLWTSDAQDQLDEP comes from the exons ATGGCCACCTCACTCGCCGCCGGCGTCCCGGACAACCTCACGCGAGAGCAGTACGTCTACATGGCGAAGCTAGCGGAGCAAGCTGAACGCTACGAGGAGATGGTACAGTTCATGGACAAGCTAGTTCTCAGCGCCACCCCTAGCGCCGAACTCACGGTGGAGGAGCGCAACCTGCTGTCGGTGGCGTACAAGAACGTGATCGGCTCCCTCCGCGCCGCGTGGAGGATCGTTTCGTCGATTGAGCAGAAGGAAGAATCCAGGAAGAACGAAGACCACGTTGTTTTGGTCAAGGAGTACAGATCTAAGGTTGAGAATGAGCTGAGTCAAATTTGTGCCGGGATTTTGAAGCTTCTGGACTCAAATCTGGTGCCTTCCGCTTCCTCTAGTGAGTCTAAGGTTTTTTACTTGAAGATGAAGGGGGATTATCATCGCTACTTGGCCGAGTTTAAGGTTGGAGATGAGCGTAAGGAGGCTGCTGATGATACTATGAATGCTTACAAGGCTGCTCAG GAAATTGCACTGGCAGATCTTCCCCCCACTCATCCTATTAGGCTGGGGCTAGCACTCAATTTCTCAGTGTTCTACTATGAAATTCTTAACTCATCAGACAAAGCTTGTAGTATGGCGAAACAG GCATTTGAGGAAGCCATAGCTGAGCTGGACACGTTGGGTGAAGAATCTTACAAGGACAGCACCCTGATCATGCAACTACTGAGGGATAACCTAACTCTCTGGACGTCAGATGCTCAG GATCAGTTGGATGAGCCCTGA
- the LOC113748663 gene encoding pentatricopeptide repeat-containing protein At5g18475 yields MKLVQKGRSFSSTSESLSSPIRWISPLQSVKNTTEKLDSPVEASDTVVGVSRKSKFITHASTVDLIKRQKDPEHALEIFNRAAEQKGFSHNNSTYAVILHKLAQCKRFRAVDRVLHQMTYETCKFNEGIFINLMKHFSKSSMPDKVLHMFYAIEPIAREKPSLKAISTCLNLLVDENQIDLARTFLLDAQKNLHLEPNSCIFNILVKYHCKKGDIESAFEVVKQMRSAEISYPDLITYSTLMDGLCGCGRLEEAVQLFEEMVSKDQILPDALTYNVLINGFSRAGKADRAKKIMDFMKKNGCNPNVFNYSSLMNGFCKEGRLDDAKEAFNEMKAAELKPDTVGYTTLIDCLCRADRVDEAVELLKEMKGTESKADAVTYNIILGGLCRGNRFDEALDLIERLPYQGVSLNKASYRIVLNSLCKESELDRATELVGLMLVRGFLPHFATSNEFLVSLCEAGKAANAVVVLFGLVEMGFKPEPHTWALLVDVFCRERKLLPTFQLLDELVSKVGH; encoded by the coding sequence ATGAAACTTGTTCAAAAGGGTCGTTCTTTTTCCTCTACTTCCGAGTCATTATCATCTCCAATTCGATGGATCTCTCCTCTCCAATCTGTCAAAAACACTACCGAGAAACTGGATTCTCCTGTCGAGGCCTCAGACACTGTTGTAGGAGTGTCAAGAAAAAGCAAGTTCATAACACACGCATCTACCGTTGACTTGATAAAACGTCAGAAAGATCCAGAACATGCTCTAGAAATTTTTAATAGGGCAGCAGAGCAGAAGGGTTTTAGTCATAACAATTCCACTTATGCTGTTATTCTCCATAAGCTTGCACAGTGCAAGAGATTCAGGGCTGTTGACAGAGTGCTTCATCAAATGACTTATGAAACTTGCAAGTTCAATGAGGGCATATTCATTAATCTCATGAAGCATTTTTCAAAGTCCTCTATGCCTGATAAGGTACTACATATGTTCTATGCAATTGAACCAATTGCTCGTGAAAAGCCTTCTTTGAAAGCCATCAGTACATGTCTTAATTTACTGGTTGACGAGAACCAGATTGATCTGGCAAGGACATTTCTCTTGGATGCTCAGAAGAACCTCCACTTAGAGCCCAACTCGTGCATTTTCAACATCCTGGTTAAATATCACTGCAAGAAGGGGGACATTGAATCTGCATTTGAAGTGGTGAAACAGATGAGGTCGGCTGAAATATCTTATCCTGACTTGATCACCTATTCAACTCTTATGGATGGTCTTTGTGGTTGTGGAAGGTTGGAAGAAGCTGTTCAATTGTTTGAGGAAATGGTTTCGAAAGATCAGATATTACCGGATGCTTTAACTTACAATGTTTTGATAAATGGCTTCTCTCGTGCTGGAAAAGCTGATAGAGCTAAGAAGATAATGGACTTCATGAAGAAAAATGGGTGCAACCCAAATGTATTTAATTACTCCTCTCTCATGAATGGTTTTTGTAAGGAAGGAAGGTTGGACGATGCCAAGgaggcatttaatgagatgaAGGCTGCTGAGCTGAAGCCTGATACGGTTGGATATACAACCTTAATAGATTGTTTATGTAGGGCTGATAGAGTTGATGAAGCTGTTGAGTTACTCAAAGAGATGAAAGGAACTGAGTCCAAAGCTGATGCAGTTACATATAATATTATACTTGGAGGACTTTGCCGAGGAAACAGATTTGATGAGGCTCTCGATCTGATTGAGAGGTTGCCTTATCAGGGTGTCAGTCTAAACAAGGCAAGTTATAGGATTGTGTTGAACTCCTTATGCAAGGAAAGTGAACTGGATAGGGCAACAGAACTTGTTGGCTTGATGCTTGTCAGGGGGTTTCTGCCACATTTTGCCACCTCAAATGAGTTTCTGGTTTCTCTGTGCGAGGCTGGAAAAGCAGCCAATGCTGTTGTTGTATTATTTGGGTTGGTTGAGATGGGCTTCAAACCTGAGCCTCATACATGGGCTCTGTTAGTTGATGTGTTTTGCAGGGAGAGAAAACTATTGCCTacatttcaattacttgatgAATTAGTCAGCAAGGTTGGCCATTGA